The Patescibacteria group bacterium region TTTCGTTAATATCCAGCGACCACGAAAGATTTTTAAGGCGACTCTCGGTGAGGCGTGGTACATGTGGCGTTGTTTGAGTCATGACGGGTTGAGTTGCTTTTATTCTTTTGTCTTCACGCTTCCATATATAGAGACGAGTACTCATGACATGGTTGATGGCATTGTTGAGTACCGCGACAAAGGGTTGCCCGTTAATCTTAGCAAAGGCGAGCGAAAGGAAAAGACTGATCCAACCAAGTGTGAGTGGCCAAAAGATAATACTAGGGAGACCAAGCCCAAAAAATAAGAGCGCTCCACCACCAGCGGCAAGTATATAGAGAAATTGTTTTGCCGAGAGCGGACCGATTATCTTATCTTCGATCTCAATATATTGGGGTACTTGAAATTGTTGCATAGTCTATAGTATTGGTTCGCGGTACACATCGCCCGCCTTAGGAATATCGGTCGTCGACGATTTTTTTGTGTCTTTTGCTATTTCGCGAAATTCGGGGGCTTTCGGTGCGATGCTCGGCTGGTTTTGTGTCATGGCGGTGGGACTCGACTGCTCTTCGTGCAGTTTTTGAGGAAAAATCATTGGGGCTACCGACGGTTGACCTTTTGATGATTTTTGCTCACTTCCCTGCATAGGCATAGCAAATGATGAGGGGCGAAATGCTGGCGACGGGTCCGCATCAAATGCTCGCGGAGTAGCTACCACTTTCTCTGCCGGCTTTGGCTCTTTTACCGCTGAGAAAATATGATCTTGGATAGGCAGAAATACTGCCTGATTGAGGTCGGTGACAATCTCTCCTGCCTTTTGCGCTGATACTCCACATGTTTGCATTACATATTCAGGAAATTCTTTTGCGGGGATAAGCCCAAGCATTACATATCCGACCTCTTCGGCAAGATTGCCCATGCGGTCGAGCAAGAGGCCATGTTTTTTGCCGACTGCCTGTATTTTATCTGCTGTCGCTTCTTCAAAAATCGCATCTTTAACAGGATCAGGGAGCCGATCGTACGCGTCGATTATTTGTTGTTGGGTAAATGTTTTCATAGATTAGGGTGCCGGCGGTGGTGCGGCAGGGGGCGTCGCAGGTGGCGCACCGGGGGCGGCAAACTGGCCGGTGTTTACATCGCGGCGAGAGAGAGGGGTGCCATCAACAATAAGACTGCGTGCAGGAGCTGATTTCATAAGTTTCAGAAGATTCGTGTTGATGAGGTAGTCGCGCGACACATCTGATTCTTTATATTTACCCGCTCTATCTGCTGTACTAAGTTTCTCAAACTCTGCATCGGGGAGGACGCCATCAAGAAAATCTTCAAGATCTTTGCCGGTCTTGCCGACTTTGCGCTCAAGAGATTCTTTGATGGCATTTGCATTTTCACCCGTTTGTGCCACGCGGCGCATGTCATTTGCAGAAAAGCTCTTAAACATAACATCTTCAAAGTAAGGGTTATTGATCGAATCTGGTTTGAGTTTGGTGAGTTGCTTCTCATCCATATTCGAAACGCGGTCGTTGACCAATTTTTGGTAGGCCTGCTGTTCAGAGGTGGGCGCTTTTGGATCATAGGTGCCTGGTGGTGCTTCAACACCATGAAGAATCTTGATGGATCCCGCAACACTATTAATCTCTTTCGTAAGATTTTCAAATGCTTCGCGCGCATCCGGATCGATGATATCATGCGAGTTCTGGAGTTTTTCGGTATCAACTTTGTTTTTGATAGCTGCGCGCTGGAAATATTGGTCGCCTTCGATAGTTCCCTTGCGTAGTTTGGCCAGGTCTTTTTCTCCGAGACTCTTCACATATTTATCTACATTATCTTGGTACATCTTTGTTTCCGCATCGCTCGTTTTTCCTTTGACGGGCTTTTCGTCACCATGTAAGATCTTCATCGCTTGCTCGACACTACCTGATGCGATGGCCACTTGGCGTTCGTAGTCTTTATTCGGATCAGTTGAATGGATTGATTTTGCAAACGCTACCTGCTGGCTCGTGTTCATCTCCTGGACCGTGCGCGCTTTTTGCTTTTCATCCATTGTTTCAAATGCCTTTGCTTTTCCTCGAGCATTCAGCGTGGTCATGAGTGAGGCGGCGGCTCGAGGTTCGAGTCCCTTCACGCGTGTTGCTTGTTGATCCGCCATCTTTGCGCGTTCAGCATCACGCTTTTGAATCGCCGCCCCCGGTACGCGGAGTGCCTGTCTGGCCAATGGTACGCGCGCGAGCGCTCGTCCCACGGCGGTGTTGGAGACTTTTTCCGACGCCCAGCCAGCAGGTCGGAGCGCACTTTCGTAGAGTGCGCGGTTGCCCAATGATTTACCCTTGCCGGCAAGATATTTGCTTGCCGCTGTTGCCGCTCCCGCTCCGCTGATACTCATCTTCTGTGCTACCAAAAGACCGCCCACCACAAACATAGTAAGGATGGCAAAATTGAGTATAAGTTGGATCTTTTGAGTAAACAGACTTGCGCCAGTCGCCGCCCACTGACTATTGGAAAACATTGCACCCGCTAAACCATCTTTGTCAGCATTCACCATCTTTGCGAT contains the following coding sequences:
- a CDS encoding PrgI family protein, encoding MQQFQVPQYIEIEDKIIGPLSAKQFLYILAAGGGALLFFGLGLPSIIFWPLTLGWISLFLSLAFAKINGQPFVAVLNNAINHVMSTRLYIWKREDKRIKATQPVMTQTTPHVPRLTESRLKNLSWSLDINEKLKRDN